A stretch of the Candidatus Jettenia sp. AMX2 genome encodes the following:
- a CDS encoding HAD-IIB family hydrolase, which translates to MRYLALVADYDGTLASHDSMSEEAARAVERLRVSGRRVILATGRRVDDLIAICPYLRLFDLVVAENGGIVYDPASREEVRLANPPPRKLVQNLRARGVEPLEIGQVVVATHAPHRAAVQDVVWELGIEAQTIGNRNAVMVLPAGINKAAGIGHALRKLGLSRHEVAGIGDAENDHSFLELCECPVAVANAVPSLKEVAAFITTAENGNGVIELIDELIANDLCMAESRLQQHLIPLGTRPDGTAVHLPPYGQNMLVAGPSGSGKSTFTAGVIERLIEKDYQICIVDPEGDYGTLQDVVALGNQWRSPGINEVLSILEDPKINLSVNLLGIPLNDRPDFLTQLIPNLQAMRARTGRPHWLVLDEAHHMLPDTWGHAGETLPQHPGETILVTVHPDHVAPAILAKIQIVVAIGHSPENTLARFSKAANKKLMWPGGLSHQPDRVIAWITGDTNPPFTLIPIPGRAERIRHHRKYAEGNLRWHSFYFRGPDGRHNLKAQNLAIFCQIAEGIDQETWMFHLYRGDYARWFRHAVKDNFLAEETERIECRTDLAPWQTRQMITELINARYTLAE; encoded by the coding sequence ATGCGTTATCTTGCGTTAGTAGCAGACTATGACGGGACGCTCGCTTCACACGATAGCATGTCTGAAGAAGCGGCCCGCGCAGTAGAGCGTTTGAGGGTTTCCGGCAGGCGGGTAATTCTGGCTACGGGAAGGCGTGTAGATGACCTGATTGCCATCTGTCCCTATTTACGGCTCTTCGATCTCGTTGTAGCCGAAAACGGAGGAATTGTTTACGATCCTGCCAGCCGGGAGGAAGTAAGGCTTGCCAATCCGCCACCAAGGAAGCTCGTGCAGAACCTCCGGGCCCGCGGGGTAGAACCGCTGGAGATCGGTCAGGTTGTGGTCGCTACGCATGCGCCGCATCGTGCAGCAGTCCAGGATGTAGTCTGGGAACTCGGCATCGAGGCACAGACAATCGGCAACCGTAATGCCGTTATGGTACTGCCGGCTGGCATCAATAAGGCGGCTGGTATCGGACATGCGCTGCGTAAGCTTGGCCTCTCGCGTCACGAGGTTGCGGGCATCGGGGATGCCGAGAACGACCATTCGTTTCTCGAACTGTGTGAATGCCCCGTAGCAGTCGCAAACGCAGTGCCTTCTCTCAAAGAAGTAGCGGCATTCATAACAACGGCAGAGAACGGAAATGGCGTTATTGAACTGATCGATGAATTGATCGCCAATGATCTGTGCATGGCAGAGAGCAGGCTTCAGCAGCACCTCATACCTCTCGGCACACGGCCAGACGGCACGGCGGTGCATCTCCCGCCTTACGGTCAAAACATGCTGGTTGCCGGACCTTCAGGTAGCGGCAAGTCTACGTTCACCGCCGGAGTCATTGAACGGCTGATCGAAAAGGATTACCAGATCTGCATCGTTGACCCTGAAGGCGATTATGGTACCCTGCAGGACGTCGTAGCGCTCGGCAATCAGTGGCGCTCCCCGGGTATCAATGAGGTCCTTTCGATCCTCGAAGACCCGAAGATCAACCTGAGTGTAAACCTCCTTGGTATTCCGCTAAACGACCGGCCTGATTTTCTGACCCAGCTCATCCCGAATCTGCAGGCCATGCGTGCACGCACGGGGCGGCCCCACTGGCTCGTACTTGATGAAGCACACCACATGCTTCCCGATACGTGGGGGCATGCGGGTGAAACACTGCCGCAGCACCCCGGTGAAACTATCCTCGTCACCGTACATCCCGACCATGTCGCCCCGGCCATACTTGCAAAAATTCAGATTGTTGTGGCCATCGGCCACTCGCCGGAAAATACGCTGGCAAGGTTCAGCAAGGCGGCAAACAAAAAACTTATGTGGCCCGGGGGATTGTCCCACCAGCCGGACCGTGTCATTGCGTGGATAACCGGGGACACGAATCCGCCATTCACTTTGATCCCCATACCCGGAAGGGCGGAACGTATCAGACATCATCGCAAGTATGCCGAAGGCAATCTGCGCTGGCACAGTTTCTATTTCCGGGGACCCGACGGACGGCACAACCTGAAGGCGCAGAATCTTGCCATCTTCTGCCAGATTGCAGAAGGGATAGACCAGGAGACCTGGATGTTCCATCTGTATCGCGGAGATTACGCGCGCTGGTTCCGCCATGCGGTCAAAGACAACTTCCTGGCCGAAGAGACAGAACGCATCGAGTGCCGTACCGATCTTGCGCCATGGCAGACGCGGCAGATGATAACAGAACTTATAAACGCACGCTATACGCTGGCAGAATAA
- a CDS encoding DUF1326 domain-containing protein, with product MRTKYFSFVFILILGFIFLSSLTNVNADGKYSVKGTFVEGCSCDIPCPCELISFKTGCQTIGALSLSGGSCCDIDLTGVKIAYATQPGEWVTLYVDAKDDKQKQAAIKFAKGLFGHYGKIEKAGSATIEFSGKDGNYTVKVDDGKIMQLTTEPVLGGDNKTPVMYTNTKSKLTPVFMQGRVLSGSFNDGERSFELKGSNSYFNTNIHCEGSSEP from the coding sequence ATGCGTACAAAATATTTTTCTTTTGTTTTTATACTGATTCTAGGATTTATTTTTCTGTCTTCCCTTACAAATGTCAATGCAGATGGAAAATATAGTGTAAAAGGAACCTTCGTGGAAGGATGCAGTTGCGACATACCTTGCCCATGCGAATTGATTAGTTTTAAAACGGGCTGTCAAACTATTGGTGCGCTGTCTTTGAGTGGTGGTAGTTGTTGTGATATCGACTTAACAGGTGTAAAAATTGCCTATGCAACCCAACCGGGAGAATGGGTTACTCTTTATGTCGATGCAAAAGATGATAAACAAAAACAGGCGGCCATCAAGTTTGCCAAAGGTCTTTTTGGTCATTATGGTAAGATAGAAAAGGCCGGCAGCGCAACAATTGAGTTCTCAGGCAAAGATGGTAATTACACCGTCAAAGTTGACGATGGCAAGATTATGCAACTGACAACGGAACCAGTACTCGGCGGGGACAATAAAACTCCTGTAATGTACACGAACACCAAAAGCAAACTGACCCCTGTTTTTATGCAGGGAAGGGTTCTCTCGGGAAGTTTTAATGACGGAGAACGGAGTTTTGAACTGAAGGGAAGCAACTCTTACTTTAACACAAATATACATTGCGAAGGTAGTTCCGAACCATAA
- the trpD gene encoding anthranilate phosphoribosyltransferase, with amino-acid sequence MSIKEAISKIVNNRDLSLEESMIVADQIMEGNATDAQIASFITALRMKGETVEEITGCTLAMRKKAVKIHAGEGIIVDTCGTGGDAKNTFNISTAAAFVAAGAGLKVAKHGNKASSSQCGSADVLKHLGVNIEAEVKTVERCIAAANIGFLFAPLLHQAMKYATGPRKEIGIRTIFNILGPLANPANATHRILGVYSEHLTIIMAEALKRLGDRHAFVVHGLDGMDEITITDNTKVCELVGNTIKSYYINPEEFGIKKSGLSGLIVNTPDESAFAIQEVLEGVPGPKRDIVLLNAAAAIIAGELARDFREGLKIAARSIDSGSAKNVLLKLKEVSWQS; translated from the coding sequence ATGAGTATTAAGGAAGCTATATCAAAAATTGTAAATAACCGGGATTTAAGCCTTGAGGAAAGCATGATAGTAGCGGACCAGATCATGGAAGGGAATGCTACGGATGCGCAAATCGCTTCTTTTATCACGGCCTTGCGCATGAAAGGAGAAACAGTTGAGGAGATTACCGGGTGTACTCTGGCTATGAGAAAAAAGGCTGTTAAAATACACGCAGGGGAAGGCATCATCGTTGATACATGTGGAACAGGAGGCGATGCGAAAAACACCTTTAATATATCCACTGCAGCTGCATTTGTTGCCGCAGGTGCTGGTCTGAAAGTGGCTAAACATGGCAATAAGGCATCCTCCAGCCAGTGTGGAAGCGCAGATGTTTTAAAACATCTGGGCGTTAATATTGAAGCAGAAGTGAAGACAGTGGAAAGGTGTATTGCGGCAGCAAATATTGGATTTCTCTTTGCCCCCCTGTTACACCAGGCCATGAAATATGCCACGGGTCCCAGGAAAGAGATTGGAATACGTACTATTTTTAATATCCTCGGTCCTCTGGCAAATCCTGCCAATGCTACGCACCGTATTCTGGGAGTCTACAGCGAGCATCTGACTATTATTATGGCAGAAGCGTTGAAGCGGCTTGGTGACAGGCATGCCTTTGTTGTTCATGGATTAGACGGCATGGATGAGATTACCATTACGGATAATACCAAGGTGTGTGAACTGGTTGGAAATACCATAAAAAGTTATTATATAAACCCGGAGGAGTTTGGTATAAAAAAATCAGGGCTTTCCGGATTAATCGTAAACACCCCCGATGAAAGCGCCTTTGCAATTCAGGAAGTTCTCGAAGGCGTTCCGGGTCCGAAAAGGGATATCGTTCTTTTAAATGCTGCAGCCGCAATTATCGCAGGGGAACTGGCAAGGGATTTCAGGGAAGGATTAAAAATTGCAGCCAGGTCTATCGATTCCGGAAGTGCAAAAAATGTGCTTTTGAAGCTCAAAGAAGTTAGTTGGCAGTCTTAG
- a CDS encoding sodium-translocating pyrophosphatase: MNNFWRNCKFAVKSSRVRIIMILLLLAILVLGVTRSELFSRSAQAQAALKVSKELPLFDSGESAQKEKPLFELKEPVRKKDDVSDTIPKIWWIAPFGALCALFFARRFYKGVMRAPEGNEKMISIASHVREGSYAYLKQQYKIVGIFFIGAFLALFLISFGLQAQSRIVPFAFLTSGFLSGLAGFLGMKTATNASSRTAEAARKSLNQGLQVAFRSGAVMGLTVVGMGLLDVSLWFFVFRKFANVSLLDMAMMLPCFGIGASSQALFARVGGGIFTKAADVGADLVGKIEAGIPEDDPRNPATIADNVGDNVGDVAGMGADLYESYYNSMLACAALGVTAGLGVAGMIVPMILSGIGIILSIIGIYAVKTKEEASQKELLKALGKGINLSSVLILICSSVVIKMLLPENFGIWGSVVTGLIAGIIIGKGTEYFTSSNYSPTKGIAENAKTGPATVIIDGIATGMMSTIVPVLTISMAILLSYSFAGGFSNISLGLYGIAIAAVGMLSTLGLTLATDAYGPIADNAGGNAEMSGLEPYVRERTDALDALGNTTAATGKGFAIGSAALTAMALIAAFVEQIKVGLERSGVHAIQIAGSSVNLASASLYDLMGYLDVTLINPKVLIGLFIGSLSAFVFSAITMKAVGRAATSMVEEVRRQFREIAGIMEGTGKPDYAACVAISTKGAQREMFVPSLLALLVPIAVGLILGVPGIIGLLVGGLTVGFLLAVFMANSGGAWDNAKKYIEGGFLGGKGSPAHKAAVVGDTVGDPFKDTSGPSLNILLKLMSVVSVVFAGVIIKFSPKISALLHLH; encoded by the coding sequence ATGAACAATTTTTGGCGAAATTGTAAATTTGCGGTAAAGAGTAGTCGGGTTCGCATTATCATGATACTTTTATTGTTAGCGATTCTGGTCCTTGGAGTAACAAGGTCAGAGTTGTTTTCGCGTAGTGCACAGGCACAAGCTGCGTTAAAGGTAAGTAAGGAATTACCCCTGTTTGATAGTGGAGAATCTGCTCAAAAGGAAAAACCCTTATTTGAATTGAAAGAGCCTGTCCGGAAGAAAGATGATGTGTCGGATACAATACCAAAAATATGGTGGATTGCTCCGTTTGGCGCATTATGCGCCCTCTTTTTTGCAAGAAGGTTCTATAAAGGTGTTATGAGGGCGCCCGAAGGTAATGAGAAAATGATTTCTATTGCCAGCCATGTCAGGGAAGGTTCCTATGCATACCTGAAACAACAATATAAGATAGTGGGTATATTTTTTATTGGTGCTTTTTTGGCTCTTTTTCTGATTTCGTTTGGACTACAGGCCCAATCCAGAATAGTGCCCTTCGCATTCCTAACGAGTGGCTTTCTGTCAGGGCTTGCTGGTTTTCTTGGGATGAAAACGGCCACGAATGCCAGTTCAAGGACAGCAGAGGCTGCAAGGAAGTCTCTGAATCAGGGACTGCAGGTTGCGTTTCGAAGCGGCGCCGTTATGGGGTTGACCGTCGTAGGCATGGGGCTTTTGGATGTTTCCCTGTGGTTTTTTGTCTTTCGCAAGTTTGCGAATGTGTCGCTGCTTGATATGGCAATGATGCTGCCATGCTTTGGTATAGGCGCCAGCTCTCAGGCATTATTTGCAAGGGTGGGAGGTGGAATATTCACAAAAGCGGCTGATGTGGGTGCAGATTTAGTGGGTAAAATAGAGGCCGGTATTCCGGAAGATGATCCAAGGAACCCGGCCACCATTGCAGATAACGTTGGTGATAACGTTGGCGATGTGGCAGGTATGGGTGCTGATTTATATGAGTCTTATTATAATTCAATGCTGGCCTGTGCGGCTTTGGGCGTGACTGCCGGCCTGGGTGTTGCTGGTATGATAGTGCCAATGATCCTTTCCGGAATCGGTATCATTCTTTCCATTATCGGTATCTATGCTGTTAAGACAAAGGAAGAAGCATCGCAGAAGGAACTTTTAAAGGCGCTGGGAAAAGGTATTAACCTCAGCTCGGTTCTCATCCTGATTTGCTCCTCGGTAGTTATTAAAATGCTGCTACCTGAAAATTTTGGCATATGGGGATCCGTCGTAACAGGTTTAATCGCAGGGATCATTATTGGTAAGGGCACAGAATATTTTACCTCATCCAATTATTCACCGACGAAAGGCATTGCGGAAAATGCAAAGACGGGACCTGCCACGGTCATAATTGATGGTATTGCAACAGGGATGATGTCAACAATTGTACCTGTTCTTACAATTTCTATGGCAATTCTGTTAAGTTACTCATTTGCCGGTGGTTTTTCAAATATTTCACTCGGTCTCTACGGGATTGCAATTGCCGCTGTTGGTATGCTTTCAACATTGGGATTGACACTTGCAACAGATGCTTATGGGCCTATTGCAGATAATGCCGGTGGTAATGCAGAGATGAGTGGTCTGGAGCCCTACGTAAGGGAGAGAACAGATGCACTTGATGCATTAGGGAATACCACTGCTGCAACAGGAAAGGGGTTTGCTATTGGATCTGCTGCTCTAACGGCTATGGCTTTGATTGCCGCATTTGTAGAGCAAATAAAAGTAGGATTGGAAAGGTCGGGAGTGCATGCCATACAGATTGCCGGGTCTTCTGTAAATTTAGCTTCTGCAAGTCTTTACGACCTGATGGGCTATCTTGATGTTACCCTGATTAATCCAAAGGTACTGATTGGTTTATTTATCGGCAGTTTATCCGCATTTGTTTTCAGTGCGATAACAATGAAGGCCGTAGGCCGTGCTGCAACAAGTATGGTTGAAGAAGTCAGGAGGCAATTCAGAGAGATTGCCGGCATTATGGAGGGAACAGGGAAGCCTGATTATGCGGCATGTGTGGCAATCAGTACCAAAGGGGCGCAGAGGGAGATGTTCGTTCCTTCACTTCTGGCCTTGCTGGTTCCCATTGCTGTTGGTCTTATACTTGGCGTTCCTGGTATTATTGGCCTTTTGGTTGGAGGTTTAACGGTAGGCTTCCTCCTGGCAGTTTTCATGGCAAATTCGGGCGGAGCATGGGATAATGCGAAAAAGTATATTGAAGGCGGTTTTCTGGGAGGAAAGGGTTCCCCTGCACATAAAGCCGCTGTTGTTGGCGATACCGTAGGCGATCCTTTCAAAGACACTTCAGGTCCGTCGCTAAATATTCTCTTAAAGCTGATGTCTGTTGTGTCGGTGGTATTTGCCGGAGTTATTATTAAGTTTTCACCAAAGATAAGCGCATTGTTGCACCTTCATTAA
- a CDS encoding TonB-dependent receptor, whose translation MKFFSIFLILTFLFVFFWKTVMAGEMQNQSTEQDVNGKQREVDSSVLDTANADTFPQSEKRVHMTGSSQDDLQPSTNSASPADEPILLPAVFIYGRADSLLGIADAASQGTVGRKELGWRALSRPGEVLETVPGLILTQHSGAGKANQFFLRGFNLDHGTDFATSIDGIPVNLPTHGHGQGYTDLNIIIPEMIDRVNFRKGVYYADLGDFSSAGAADIQYVRSLPQSIVRLEGGSFGYGRGLYASSQRIGSGDVLYAVEVFHEDGPWSIPNGYKKINSILRYSRGTAGSGYSVTAMAYAGEWTATDQIASRALRDIPGFGRFDSLDSSNGGNSQRYSLSTEWYRADAQSSTKILAYGFYYDLDLFGNFTYFLDSPQGDQILQQDKRGAGGIKASQTWYDDILNRDMENTVGLQIRSDWIQNGLFQTVKRRRTDKVDYDGETISATIRADNVWQTSISPYIENKVQWADAFRTVSGVRMDYYYFDVDSNISANSGTRDDVIVSPKGSLIFGPWAKTEYYLSGGLGFHSNDGRGVTLRIDPKTGEPAARSDPLVRTKGAEIGMRTNIVPGLHSTLALWWLEIDSELVFSGDAAITEESAASRRYGVEWTNYYTPTSWFSLNADFSFSHAEFRETVEGAGVRGRHIPGSVESVIATGITFHPPGEYGFFGELRLRFFGPRPLTEDNSVRSHSTSLLSAKVGYIFNKNWTLSVEGFNLLDRRDHDITYYYPSRLKNEATGPVDGGHNNIHFKTVEPIAVRAALTFKF comes from the coding sequence GTGAAGTTTTTTAGTATTTTCTTGATATTGACTTTTCTGTTTGTCTTTTTTTGGAAAACGGTAATGGCAGGGGAAATGCAAAATCAATCAACAGAGCAGGACGTAAACGGAAAGCAAAGGGAAGTTGATTCTTCGGTGTTAGATACAGCCAATGCAGATACGTTTCCTCAATCAGAAAAAAGGGTTCATATGACGGGATCTTCGCAAGACGATCTTCAACCGTCCACAAACTCAGCGTCTCCGGCAGACGAGCCCATTCTTTTACCAGCAGTGTTCATCTATGGACGTGCAGACAGCCTGCTTGGCATTGCAGATGCTGCATCTCAGGGTACGGTGGGCAGAAAAGAACTGGGATGGCGGGCTCTGTCGCGTCCTGGTGAAGTGCTTGAGACGGTTCCCGGCCTTATCCTTACCCAGCACAGCGGTGCTGGAAAGGCGAATCAGTTCTTTCTGCGTGGCTTTAATCTTGACCACGGAACAGACTTTGCCACCTCAATTGATGGCATTCCGGTGAATCTGCCCACTCACGGGCATGGCCAGGGCTATACCGATTTGAATATAATCATCCCCGAAATGATCGATCGCGTAAATTTCCGAAAGGGGGTATACTATGCCGACCTTGGAGATTTTTCCTCTGCCGGTGCAGCAGACATTCAATATGTTCGTTCCCTTCCGCAAAGTATCGTTCGGTTGGAGGGCGGCAGTTTCGGATATGGACGAGGTCTGTATGCATCTTCACAGAGAATCGGAAGTGGAGATGTCCTGTATGCCGTTGAAGTATTTCATGAAGACGGTCCGTGGAGCATCCCGAATGGTTACAAAAAGATTAATAGTATATTGCGCTATAGCCGTGGTACCGCCGGGTCTGGCTATAGCGTAACTGCCATGGCATACGCCGGTGAATGGACAGCGACCGACCAGATTGCAAGTCGGGCACTGCGGGACATTCCCGGCTTTGGCCGTTTCGATTCTCTGGATTCAAGCAACGGTGGTAACTCGCAACGCTACAGTCTTTCCACTGAGTGGTACCGTGCTGATGCCCAGTCTTCCACGAAGATATTGGCATACGGGTTCTACTATGACCTTGATTTGTTCGGGAATTTCACTTATTTTCTCGATAGTCCCCAGGGTGATCAGATTTTGCAGCAAGACAAGCGGGGAGCTGGCGGGATAAAGGCCAGCCAGACCTGGTATGACGACATCCTGAATCGTGACATGGAAAACACCGTTGGTCTTCAGATACGCAGCGATTGGATTCAGAACGGTTTGTTCCAGACTGTTAAACGTCGTCGTACGGATAAGGTTGATTATGATGGTGAAACGATTTCCGCTACCATTCGTGCGGATAATGTATGGCAGACGAGTATTTCCCCTTATATCGAGAATAAGGTGCAATGGGCGGACGCCTTTCGCACGGTTTCCGGAGTGCGGATGGATTATTATTATTTCGACGTGGATAGCAACATATCAGCCAATTCAGGTACGCGGGATGACGTAATCGTAAGTCCCAAAGGGTCGCTTATCTTCGGTCCCTGGGCCAAAACGGAGTATTACCTGAGTGGTGGCCTTGGTTTCCACAGTAATGATGGCCGGGGAGTGACATTACGTATTGATCCAAAGACGGGTGAACCTGCAGCCCGGTCAGACCCGTTGGTACGTACAAAAGGAGCGGAAATCGGCATGCGTACGAATATCGTTCCTGGCCTGCACAGCACGCTGGCGTTGTGGTGGCTGGAGATTGATTCGGAACTCGTATTTTCCGGCGATGCTGCAATTACCGAGGAAAGTGCAGCAAGCAGGCGTTATGGTGTTGAGTGGACAAATTACTACACACCCACGAGTTGGTTTTCTCTGAATGCCGATTTTTCATTTTCACATGCTGAGTTTCGTGAAACTGTCGAGGGTGCCGGAGTGCGGGGCAGGCACATTCCCGGATCGGTGGAAAGCGTTATCGCCACCGGGATTACCTTTCATCCCCCGGGTGAGTACGGCTTCTTCGGAGAGTTACGGCTGCGGTTTTTTGGTCCGCGCCCCCTTACGGAAGATAACAGTGTACGATCTCATTCCACCAGCCTGCTGAGTGCAAAAGTTGGCTACATCTTCAACAAAAACTGGACTCTCAGCGTGGAAGGTTTCAATCTCCTCGACAGAAGGGATCACGATATTACGTATTATTATCCTTCACGTCTGAAAAACGAGGCGACCGGGCCGGTTGACGGTGGCCACAACAACATTCACTTTAAAACAGTTGAACCCATTGCAGTCCGTGCCGCGCTGACTTTCAAATTCTGA
- the tsaA gene encoding tRNA (N6-threonylcarbamoyladenosine(37)-N6)-methyltransferase TrmO, which produces MKFIKTIDYNLCVNEIKYTPIGIIHSQFKEPSGTPIQPTVARDIKGTVEVFPEYAEGLKDIEGFSHIILIYHFHLAKKSPLKVKPYLGTNVHGIFSTRVPSRPNPIGISAVRLESVKKTLLHIQDVDIVDGTPLLDIKPYVPAFDVREVKKIGWLESNIHKLTGTKDDGRFVQQP; this is translated from the coding sequence TTGAAATTCATAAAAACAATAGACTATAATTTGTGCGTGAACGAAATAAAGTACACGCCCATAGGAATCATTCATTCTCAATTCAAAGAACCCAGTGGAACACCGATACAACCCACAGTTGCCAGGGACATCAAAGGAACGGTTGAAGTGTTCCCGGAATATGCAGAAGGATTAAAAGATATTGAGGGTTTTTCTCACATCATTTTGATTTACCACTTTCATTTAGCCAAAAAGTCGCCATTAAAAGTGAAGCCATACTTGGGCACCAACGTTCACGGGATCTTTTCAACACGGGTACCGAGTAGACCAAACCCGATAGGCATTTCTGCTGTACGGCTTGAAAGTGTTAAAAAGACATTACTTCATATTCAAGATGTGGATATTGTAGATGGAACCCCCCTTCTCGATATCAAACCATATGTACCGGCATTTGACGTACGGGAAGTAAAAAAGATCGGGTGGCTCGAATCAAATATTCATAAGCTTACCGGTACAAAAGATGATGGGAGATTCGTACAACAACCATGA
- a CDS encoding MogA/MoaB family molybdenum cofactor biosynthesis protein: protein MIRTAILTLSDKGSRGEREDKSGEIIRTMLKGIGAEITAYEVIPDEKELITKKLFEFAEKADFVITTGGTGVGPRDVTPEATRAVIEKELPGFAEAMRSEGLKHTPRAMGSRAVAGIYKQTLIINLPGSPKGVAENLAVVLPVIQHTIDLMKGNVSECAKDREKPS, encoded by the coding sequence ATGATTCGGACGGCTATTTTGACATTAAGTGATAAAGGTTCAAGAGGGGAGCGTGAGGATAAAAGCGGTGAGATTATTCGTACTATGCTTAAGGGCATTGGTGCTGAAATTACGGCCTATGAAGTTATTCCCGATGAAAAAGAGCTTATTACAAAAAAACTTTTCGAATTTGCTGAAAAGGCGGATTTTGTTATTACTACAGGTGGTACTGGCGTAGGGCCGAGAGATGTAACGCCTGAGGCTACCCGTGCAGTCATCGAAAAGGAATTGCCAGGTTTTGCTGAAGCTATGAGGTCAGAAGGACTTAAGCATACGCCGAGGGCTATGGGTTCGAGGGCTGTTGCGGGGATTTATAAACAAACACTCATTATTAACCTTCCCGGAAGTCCTAAAGGAGTAGCTGAAAATCTGGCTGTTGTCTTACCCGTCATCCAGCATACTATTGATCTCATGAAAGGCAATGTTAGCGAATGTGCAAAAGACCGCGAAAAACCTTCCTGA
- the rsfS gene encoding ribosome silencing factor, producing MGGIETVDSKEIAIICARIAYDKKAEDILIFDMKGLTFLTDYFVICSGSNKRQLQSIANGIEQDLHSYGIRLIGMEGYTEASWILMDYGDVIVHIFNKDTRRFYDLELLWGDAPKVKWRKD from the coding sequence TTGGGAGGAATTGAGACGGTAGATTCAAAAGAAATTGCGATTATTTGTGCCAGGATCGCTTATGATAAGAAGGCTGAAGATATTTTAATCTTTGATATGAAAGGATTAACGTTTCTTACAGACTATTTTGTTATTTGCAGCGGAAGCAATAAACGGCAGTTGCAAAGTATTGCAAACGGGATTGAACAGGACCTCCATAGCTATGGTATTCGTTTAATTGGTATGGAAGGATATACAGAAGCCTCATGGATACTCATGGACTATGGAGATGTGATTGTTCATATATTTAATAAGGATACCCGCCGTTTTTATGATTTGGAACTTCTGTGGGGTGATGCTCCAAAAGTAAAGTGGAGAAAAGATTAA
- the rpsU gene encoding 30S ribosomal protein S21, whose product MAKIQITNDENIRDALRRFKKMCDKEGIINHSKRIAYFEKPSEKKRREESRRIKNIKRAQKLGILGPFSSLRPQKNHY is encoded by the coding sequence ATGGCAAAAATACAGATCACCAATGATGAAAACATAAGGGATGCACTGAGAAGATTCAAAAAAATGTGCGATAAAGAAGGTATTATTAATCATTCAAAACGTATTGCTTATTTTGAAAAGCCTTCAGAAAAGAAACGCCGTGAGGAAAGCCGCAGGATTAAAAATATTAAAAGAGCTCAAAAACTTGGCATCCTGGGCCCTTTTAGCTCGCTTCGTCCTCAAAAAAACCATTATTAA
- a CDS encoding ABC transporter ATP-binding protein → MNNSAIKIEGLTKVYRDFWRRKHIPALTNLTLNIERGEIFGLLGPNGSGKTTTVKLLLGLLFPTSGKSWLLGYPSSDLKIKSKIGFLPEESYLYKFLNAEEILDFYGKLFHIERKERKSRIDKLIQDVGLHAHRKRPLSQYSKGMLRRIGIAQALINDPELIILDEPTSGLDPIGTHEIKELITEFKRQGKTVVFCSHLLADAQSICDRIAILNKGVLQVEGSIHSLLLQKDTIEFLVKNLSEKDVRSVENFIRGRNGKVLSVSHPVSTLEELFVNTIQNRR, encoded by the coding sequence TTGAATAATTCTGCAATTAAAATAGAAGGGTTAACAAAGGTTTACCGTGATTTCTGGAGACGCAAACACATTCCAGCCCTTACAAATCTTACTCTGAATATTGAAAGGGGAGAGATATTTGGATTGCTTGGCCCTAATGGTTCGGGTAAAACAACAACGGTAAAATTGTTGCTTGGGCTTTTGTTTCCTACAAGCGGTAAATCCTGGCTGTTAGGTTATCCCTCAAGTGATTTGAAGATCAAGAGCAAAATAGGCTTCTTACCCGAAGAGTCCTATTTATATAAATTCCTCAATGCAGAGGAAATTTTGGATTTTTACGGAAAACTCTTTCATATCGAAAGAAAAGAAAGAAAATCAAGGATTGACAAATTGATTCAGGATGTAGGGTTGCATGCTCACAGGAAACGTCCGTTAAGCCAATATTCAAAAGGCATGCTCAGGAGGATTGGTATAGCGCAGGCCCTTATAAATGATCCTGAACTGATAATATTAGATGAGCCAACAAGCGGGCTGGATCCCATTGGAACACACGAAATTAAGGAACTTATCACTGAGTTTAAAAGGCAGGGGAAGACCGTTGTTTTCTGCTCACATTTGCTTGCCGATGCACAGAGCATATGTGACAGAATTGCCATACTGAACAAGGGTGTTTTACAGGTAGAAGGAAGCATTCATAGCCTGCTTTTGCAAAAAGATACGATAGAGTTTTTGGTAAAAAACCTCTCAGAAAAGGATGTCCGTTCTGTAGAGAATTTTATCAGAGGCAGAAATGGCAAGGTACTTTCTGTCAGCCATCCTGTTTCCACTTTAGAGGAACTATTTGTGAATACAATACAAAATCGCCGGTAG